Genomic window (Marinifilum sp. JC120):
TGTTGGACCATCAGGAAAAGCATGGCAGACCGGACGATCTTTTTCCCATTCCCGAAGATAAAATCAAGGAAGTTCCAACCTCGCACCCCAAGAAAGAAGGCCCCACAGTTTCAGCTTCGGCCCTTGAAACTCTTGAACTGTTTGAAGAACTCACGGATATCGAAAAGGTAGCTGAGAACCGCAATATCAAACCAGCCACAGTCTACGCCCATCTGACCTCCTGCATCGAAGCCGGGAAAATGGACGTCAGCGACATTCTGGACTTCAGCGCATCTGAACTTGAATGCCTTCAGGACACGCTATCTTTCTATAAAGAGGAAGGATTTATGCAGTTAAGCCCCGTATTCAATGGACTTTGCGGTAACTATTCATTTGAAATTCTGCGTATGATCCGGGCCAGCAAGTAAAATTACTACTACTTCAGAACAATCCATTTGACCTTGTTCGCTAAAATTGAATAGTATTGTACTATTCATTGTAATCCATGAACAATCCAAGTGCGAGTTCTGAATGAAAAACTTTTTCAGCACGTTCCTACTCTTTGCAACGTTACTTACATGCACTCCACAGGTAGACGCAATTATCAGAGTAACTGTCTATGGTGATGATGCATATGTTCCATATTGCTTCATGCAAAATGGCACTTTTGACGGTATCTATGTACGGATTCTAGAAAAGGCTTTTTCCAGAATGAAAGGATACGACATCAGAATTGTACCAGTCCCATATAAGCGGTTATTGCTGGGACTTGAAAATGGAAAAATATTCGCAGCCTTTCCCCCGTACCAGTTTCCACAAAAACGCCCATGGATAGACGCATACTCTACGCCGATACTTGAGGAAGATTATTCGATCTTCTGCGCCGACGGTATTCTGGATACTTCACGCCCCAATTGGCCAGAAGACTATAAAGACCTACGCATAGGGGTTAATGACGGGTTCATAATCCCTGATGCAGATGATTTGAAAATTGAAGATGCCTCAAGCAATGAAAGAAATATCAAAAAACTCCTTGCCGGACGCATTGATTGCTACGTGAATGACAGCAAATCAATCATCTATACAGCAAAACTAATGGGCGTCGATTCTTCTAAGCTGGTGCAAGGAATAAAAATCAGCACCGAATACGGACATCTGGCCTTCTCCCGCAAGAACAATCCGCCATTCAAACGTAATTTTATAAAAAAATTCAATCAAGTGATATACGAAATGAAATGCAGTGATGAAATTGAAGCCATCGTTAATGAATTCATCCATTAAAAAACCGGCCTGTTCGAAAACAGACCGGTTTTTATTTTCCCAAAATCAATATAAACTATTCAATACGATAAGCAGGTTTATTGCTCTTGCTGGGATGAATCCTGCCCTGCTTGGCCAACTTACGGACCAGTTGGTCTGTAGCTGCCAGAATATTCTTATCACCTTTGATAAGCGGTCTGTCATCCCCCCACGAATCAAGCATATCCGGGTCTTTTACTGTTAGGTGGACAACGCCTGAGAAGAAACGGCGCAGGTTAATAAGCAGAGAAAAAGGCTCCTGATCACGGGAAAGATCCAAACCTTCCATGGATTCAAAAGTAACCGCAAAAGGCTCCTGAATCCGGGGCTCAAAAACGAGATCATCATTCCATAAGTAGCGAGTGTTCAAATGCTGAGTCTGGTAGGCAACATAATTAGCATACGAACGGGCAGTACCGACATGCACGTTATACAAACCATCCAGAGCATCTCCAAAACAGATTTTAAGATACTCGTCGAGTTCCTTAAAATACACCCCGCCGCCTCTCTCAACAAGGTCGAATTCATAAGGAATGCCCTTGTTGTCCGGCATGGAAAGCAAAGCCAGCATGGTCAAAACTTCTTCAACAGTACCGGCACCACCGGGATGAACCTTACCACGGTGCGAGGCACGAATGAAGGCTTCCATACGTTCTTCAATGGTAGGAAAAGTTAGAAGCTGGGTAACCAACTCGTTAGGAGCTTCCGCAGCCAGAATCTTCTTCTCTGAAAATCCAATAAAGTCGCGATGCCCAAACCGTTCAAAAGAATTCTGCTTACCATAAGCAACCTGAGCACCTTTGAACGGAGCCTTCATAACACCCACGCCGCACCCGGTGATATTTTCCATGTCCGGCATAAAAAGAGCTGTCCAATACCCGAGTTCCTTGGCGAAATTGTATTCCTCAATGGGAACCTGATGCCCGCCCCAAGTGAACATAACCAGACCGCGCTCACCCCGGTACATTAACCCCGAATGCTCCACAAATTTTTTAATATTTGTAGACCGGCAGCAATCAGTGCCACAATCGAATTTAGGGGCAAAAATTATATCACGAATGACCGCAGAAATATGCTCCACAGACTGCCAGATGACATTTCGTCCGTCATAAAGACAATCCCTCGGCACACGCGTACATTGCAGATTGATATGCCCGTTCACTGGAGCCACTTCGATCTGCATATCTTTAAATTTAACCCGGATTTCGCGGGTATCGCAGACATCATTCTTGTGCACATTAATCAATGCACCAATGATCTCAGTCATGCGATTTTCAGGATCAGCCAGCCCTTGGGCAAGACGCTCAATATCAGCATCACTGAACTGCTGCGAGACAATCCTGCGGGGAAGAATAGGAATCTTTAATTCTGTTTGCATAATGGAAAAAAAGTAATCAGAACGTAAGTAAATGCAAGGATAATTTGCTGGTCAGGATAAAAAATAATTAATCGTTTCTGAAACTGAACCTACCCCAGCCCGGCAAAATCGCAATATTCGGGGAATCTTTGTTTGAGACGGATCAATGCCTTCTGCTCTGCCATAACGTAAGCCTCTGCTGAATCCAGCTTCACACTTCCTTTTTTATCATGGATCATGTCTTTGTTCACATCGTAATGTTTAAATGTATGACCAATGTGCAACATATCGCGAAACCATTGCACCGCCACATCGAGACAGACAGGACGATCCCAATTCTTGCCGATACAGGCTCCAGAGGGCATGCGCGCGCCAAAAGGAACCGCACTTCCCAGAGGCATGGTACTGTTACGGGCCTTATCCATATCAATCAAAGCACACCACTCATTTAAACGGCATTCAGGCAGGGGCCACGCATTTTCCTTATACTGTTCGGAAAGACCAAGGTTATAGGCCCGCCTCTGGGTATAATCCATGTCCTTATTATAAATTTTCATCAAATACTGATAGGAAGGTTTAAACTTAGTGTACCGCTCAGAATCGCAAAGACCGTTTTGACCAGCGGGACACCACCAGCACTGACCGATTTCCCCTACCCCTGTATTCCCATCCAGCTCATCATAAAGATTTGCGATAATATCTGTAGTCACCTCAATATCATTATGAACGGTAAGCAAATAGCGTTGCCGACTTTTTTCCCAACCGTACTGGTATCTTATGGATAAACGATAATCATCTGACGAGGCGGCGCGCTCAACATCAGTAGGATCGATACCATTCCAATACTTTGGAACATAATGTTTAATTTTGTGACTAAAGTACTCAAGAATTTTATCATGTTTCTTGAATTCATACTCAGCAGTAAAAGGCTCTTCTTGAAAATAAATTCTATCAATATGTTCACTGCTGCATTCCATTAATGAAAGCAGGGAAAGTGCTGTCTGATGAACTTTTCCAAAAACATTTATGGCGACATCTACTTTGAAGCTCATGTATGATCCTTCTCAACTAAAATATAAGATTAAATCCTGTTTAATATGAAGTGGGCAAGAGTTCAAGACTACACTCTGCAACACGCCCATTACCCGATAAATGTGAATCAAAACATTTTCAGGATTCTGTTGCCATAAAAATTTAGCTATGCTCTCATTATTGTCAGAAACAAATCAGGAGTTAACTATGAAAAAAGTTTTTTGTTTTGTCCTCTTAACTACTGCATTTTGCTGTTCAGTTTACGCATCAGATATTCCAAGTCCCTCACTGGACACTAATCCATGCATGGATGTAATTGTAACTCGAACTACACCGCTGCTCTCATTTAAGAAAAATAGCGACTCAATCACAAAATTTGAAATTCATCTAGATCGTCAAAAAAATTTCAACTCACCGGAGTTGCGCAAATACATTCTAAAAACAACTGAAGGAAAAGTCGCTGGACTCCAGATTCCGAACGACAATCCATTACAAGATAACAGCCGCTGGTGGTGGCGTGTAAGAACCATCACAGGCAACAAGGTTGGCGACTGGGCTGTAAGCAGATTTTTTATTGATACTGCCAGCGACGATAATTATTCCGGGCTACAAAGAATCATACCACTATCAGTAAAAGCAGGAAGCGGTTCCAACCCCGAATATCTAATTGATTACAGCGACGCAGGACTAAACAGCCAGTGGCGGGCGGCCCCTCCTGGACCGCAGAATGAATGGATAGAACTTGATCTGGGCAAACCGACCCCGGTTTCACGCATCTGGATGCTCTCGGACTTTGGTCAACCGGACGGCTGGCCCACTGACTTTTACTGGCAAATGAGTAACGATGGAGCATACTGGAAAAAAGTTGCAGGCGGAATAGTCAAGAAATCGGATTCCTACCGAATCATTAAAGATATTCCAGAACAAAAAGCCCGTTTTTGGAGACTGACAATTACCAAATACAGAGGTTATGCTCCGGCACTGAATGAAATTATGCTATTCACTCCGTCTCAGCCGGAAATCCCGAATATTCCTGACACCCCGTATATTATAGTTATTGGAAACCAACGCAATGGCTTCACT
Coding sequences:
- a CDS encoding ABC transporter substrate-binding protein encodes the protein MKNFFSTFLLFATLLTCTPQVDAIIRVTVYGDDAYVPYCFMQNGTFDGIYVRILEKAFSRMKGYDIRIVPVPYKRLLLGLENGKIFAAFPPYQFPQKRPWIDAYSTPILEEDYSIFCADGILDTSRPNWPEDYKDLRIGVNDGFIIPDADDLKIEDASSNERNIKKLLAGRIDCYVNDSKSIIYTAKLMGVDSSKLVQGIKISTEYGHLAFSRKNNPPFKRNFIKKFNQVIYEMKCSDEIEAIVNEFIH
- a CDS encoding DUF3412 domain-containing protein, which produces MQTELKIPILPRRIVSQQFSDADIERLAQGLADPENRMTEIIGALINVHKNDVCDTREIRVKFKDMQIEVAPVNGHINLQCTRVPRDCLYDGRNVIWQSVEHISAVIRDIIFAPKFDCGTDCCRSTNIKKFVEHSGLMYRGERGLVMFTWGGHQVPIEEYNFAKELGYWTALFMPDMENITGCGVGVMKAPFKGAQVAYGKQNSFERFGHRDFIGFSEKKILAAEAPNELVTQLLTFPTIEERMEAFIRASHRGKVHPGGAGTVEEVLTMLALLSMPDNKGIPYEFDLVERGGGVYFKELDEYLKICFGDALDGLYNVHVGTARSYANYVAYQTQHLNTRYLWNDDLVFEPRIQEPFAVTFESMEGLDLSRDQEPFSLLINLRRFFSGVVHLTVKDPDMLDSWGDDRPLIKGDKNILAATDQLVRKLAKQGRIHPSKSNKPAYRIE
- a CDS encoding glutamine amidotransferase, producing the protein MKKVFCFVLLTTAFCCSVYASDIPSPSLDTNPCMDVIVTRTTPLLSFKKNSDSITKFEIHLDRQKNFNSPELRKYILKTTEGKVAGLQIPNDNPLQDNSRWWWRVRTITGNKVGDWAVSRFFIDTASDDNYSGLQRIIPLSVKAGSGSNPEYLIDYSDAGLNSQWRAAPPGPQNEWIELDLGKPTPVSRIWMLSDFGQPDGWPTDFYWQMSNDGAYWKKVAGGIVKKSDSYRIIKDIPEQKARFWRLTITKYRGYAPALNEIMLFTPSQPEIPNIPDTPYIIVIGNQRNGFTFTRLSQRIEELASGAKVLQIPFWKANMEMIKNLPHKPAAIILSGNNADYNKLPMFEYNGEYEIIREADIPIFGICAGCQMHAFAHGYTRVHSMGWSDISAMQTPEERTRINKKINDQIFENTPEPFIAPEVHGWAIYSLPENYEIVAASDYIQAIRRKDKMRYGVQFHPEIKESYNQAESILRLFLAWALKE